Within the Gadus chalcogrammus isolate NIFS_2021 chromosome 15, NIFS_Gcha_1.0, whole genome shotgun sequence genome, the region TTAGATTCAGTTCGCCAAATTAACTAATTTTATTTGCATTGGGCATATCATAGCTCGATTGTACTTAtaattttataaaaaataataatagttaaatGCAAACTTTTAGTTCTAAACTATAACATAAAATGttacaataaaatataaaaatataaataaatggaatgttaaatatttaattgcaaatgttaaatattatatatgaaGTGTTGTCAGCAGTTCAATTATTACTGAACAAAGAATAATATATTATGGACTTATTATGGTAGTTAAATTTGACAGATAAATTAAATACATCTAAGAAAAGAAATCAAATgattaaagaaagaaatatgTTCAATTAAACAACTAATAACAATTCTGACACCTAAAAAACATCCAATCAAATAACTTAATATAGTTATTTGATTGATATGATGATGATTTATATAATTGATTACTGGATTTAAAAGtaaataattgattgattgattgattgattgattgattgattgaatgattgatactttattcatcccataGGGAAATATTTGGCATCCAGTAACagcatatacatatacacacaaatatctcacacacataaaaggaATCTAAAACAGTCACAGACACTTACAATTAAAGGGTAAGGACTACAGAGCATATGTAGTGGTTACCAGGCCTGATAAAGACAGGTTATATTGATACATTGACCGTTATGATAAGGTGGTATGGTTGAGGACTGTGCACCGGTGGTAGTGCAGAAGTAAACAGTGCAGGGACATAATTAGTGCAAAGCATTGTCTGTTGATGAATATGAAtggaatatatagatatataatataaatatgaatatagatataaatacgGTGAGAGTATGAACATGATATGAACATGAATGAACATGAATTGCTTGAGAGAATTCTATACTTAAGGAACAATGATTTTATACTTTAAAGGACAGTGCTGTAAATTGCAAAGTAATGTGttatattaattaaataattaaatcaaatattgcaTTGTtagaaattaataataatatatgaaataaaatatatttactaCTGGTTTCTAACTTACAGTAAAGGTAATAGTTTACTTTTAGGAGTGATTAAGTAAATTTGGGAAGGaactgttttttgtgttttgttattcTATAATggttaacaaatgtatttttcaatTATCAGAAAGTATGCTTCAAAACCAAGAGATCCGAACACTTTTCAAAATTCGAAAAGGTTTATGAAAATCATTGGTTTGTCTTTATCTATCACGTAAAAGCCATTTCTAGGATATTTCAGATTTTTACCTTTCTTCAAAAACCACCAATCATTTTAGCACTGAAACAACTAAAATTTGCTCATAATTCCCAACCAATTATGATCAATAATTCTTACAGCAGCACGATGTCATTGATCACATCCGTAGTGAGAATCTTCTGATAAAGGCCCTCGGGCCCTTGGATCCTCGGACTAAATTACACTTTCTTCCCGAGATCGGCCGCCTCCAGGGCCGGTCCCGGGAGTCGATCGTAAGGAGAACCTGATTCCGTTACGACGCGCCGAGTTCCGTAGCAGCAGGATCAGCGCGAGGCTCTGGAgtaccacctccccctccccggccgccgccgccgcgcggcGTGTGTTTGAGGATGTGTTCACGCGCATGTCCTCCTATAAGACTTTATTCGTtgaaaaaaatacaagcacaagCAGAAATTGCCATGGctcgtaaaaacacacacacacacacacacacacacacacacacacacacacacacacacacacacacacacacacacacacacacacacacacacacacacacacacacacacacacacacacacacacacacacacacacacacacaaacacacaccctgaacATATCATCTTGTTTGCCCACACGGTCTGAGTGTTTCTGTCGCCGCTCGGCTCAGTCGTTGGCTCGTGCGCCTTtacgcatgcgtgtgtttgtttgtttgtttgtttgtaagcgttctctctctctctctctctctctctctctctctctctctctctctctctctctctctctctctctctctctctctctctctctctctctctctctctctctctctctctctctctccttctctctctctccttctctctatcctcctctccccccccccccccctctccaagcAACCCGTACCGTTCGGCGCGTGTTCATTCTTCTTCTCGCAGCgcgcagaggaggagaggaggctgttGGTTTCCTGCCGGCATGGAGGCGCTAAAGGAGCCGCCGCACGCGCGTCGCTCCTCCTCGTTCAGCATTCACAGCCTCCTGCGTGCAGACCGCGCGGACCGCGGGGAGCACGCGGCCCGCGGCCCCGACACGCCGTCACCGCGCGCCGCCTCGCCCGGGACGGTGGACGGCTCGTGCGCACGGACCCCGGACAAAGCAGACCGCGAGGAAGAGGAACagggcgatgaggaggaggagcgcacgGAGGGGGAGGACGGCTGCGCGCGATGCACCgaggatgacgacgacgacCTGCCGCCGTCGGAGAAGCGGGGCCCCGGTACCGTGACCGGGACCGGGAAAACCGACAAACCGCCGTTCAGCTACAACGCGCTGATCATGATGGCGATCCGCGGGAGCCCCGGGAAGCGGCTCACGCTCAACGGCATCTACGAGTTCATCATGAAGAACTTCCCGTACTACCGGGAGCACCGGCAGGGCTGGCAGAACTCCATCCGCCACAACCTCAGCCTCAACAAGTGCTTCGTGAAGGTCCCGCGCCACTACGACGACCCGGGGAAGGGCAACTACTGGATGCTGGACCCCAGCAGTGACGACGTGTTCATCGGCGGGACCACCGGCAAGCTGCGTCGGCGCTCCGCCACCTCGCGCGGCAAGCTGGCCATGAAGCGCGGGCTCCGATTCGCGCCGCTGAGCCTGGGGATGAGCGAGCGCGCAAGCAGCCCGCTGTACTGGCAGCTGTCCCCGTTCCTGTCGCTGCACCCGCACCACGCGCACTTCACCGGCGCCCCCGCGCCCCCCCACGGCTTTCTGGGCCAGGCGCACGCTGGCTACGGGTCGCTGCTGCCGCCGGTGGAGCAGCTCGGGAACGGAGACCTCTCGCGCCCCGGTCCGCTGGGCATGACGAACGGTTACGGGATGGGCTCGTGCTCGCCCCCCGTCGGGCTGCTATCCGGACAGACCACAGGATATTACGTCTCCGGGAACCAGCACGCGCCGCCACCGTCTCACCTGTCGCAGGGCGGCCACGCGCCGTTCGGCGGCCTCACGAGCGGCTCGCAGCTCACGGACCCGCTCAGATCCACAACACTCCCGTCCTTTTCCCCGGTAGGCTCGAGCGGGTTCCCCGGTGTGCTCTCCCACCAGAAGCGCGTGACGCCGAACGCGTTCTTAAACTGAACCTCCGCACGACCCGCCGAGGACGCACGCAGCGCGCGGAAACTAGAGGGCCGATAGGAGGGGTAACACTTagtaaccccaccccccccccaccagagggGTCTGTGGGACAGAGGGGTTGAGgtaaagggggagagggtgtggtatagggggagagtgggggagataaaagggggggagggggggagttaaaggaaaagagagggtgaggtaaagggggagagagggggggggtaaggtgagagaagagggggcggtaaagggggagcgagggggaggtAAAGGAGTTGAGAGGGGGAGGTAAAGGGGTAGCGAGGGGGAGGTAAAGGATTTAAGAGGGTGAGATAAAGGGGGAGCgagggggaaagagggggaTGTAAAGGGGGCAAGAGGGTGAGGtaaagggggagagaaggggaggtaaaggggggagagggggaggtaaaGGAGAAAGAAGGGTAgataaagggggagagagggtgaccGTCGGTGTGGAACTAGAAAAGCCAAAGGGGACGTCACGTATATCCGAGCTATTTATATCTCTCCAGACCTCGTGTACTTTGaggtttgtttatgttttgtatttattgttcaACGTATTTAAAGTATTTAAATACAAAGGAAAGGAGCGTCTCAGCTAAGAGTTATTTATGAATATGGGTTTTAATAAATGATATATCTGAAGAGAAACGCCTTAAAGCTTCCTGCTGGCCTCCTACATATCACCCGAGGGGTGGGGCCTCGCGCCCCAGGCCCCGCCACGCTCCTCACGGCCGTAGAGCAGTCTTTACCGGGACGTGCCCGGATATGCAAACTGCTCTCCCTTCCCGTACCCCGTTATCTGGTCAGATCGTGACGGACCCGGGGCCCCGCAATGCCCCCGGGGCCCCGCATGGCTCCCGCTCAGCGCATGCCCGCCGGCCGGTCTCCGGTGTGCTTTCCCTTTAACCGGCGCCTTGCGCTCCGGCCCCGGTGGCGCAGAGTAGCAGGAGCACCGAGTTACGTTTACTGaagttaaaataaatatgaactcACTCAGGTAAATACTATCCtaatatagatttatatatcttagtaatatatatattagtaatatataaacacatgtaTTAGCATAGTATTTACCGTAATAACTTCATTATTTCATATAAAAATCTATATGTTGCTTTCGGAGGCCCACGCGGTGTCACGGGAATGCGGCCACGTCTGGACTTTAAGAGACGTTCAGTCCGTTTGAATAACGAGCAGACAGGTCTGTTCACCTGGACATGGCCTACCTGAtgaaagacacatacacacgaacacacacacacacacacacacacacacacacacacacacacacacacacacacacacacacacacacacacacacacacacacacacacacacacacacacacacacactaaagtctTTAAGTCTAAAAATCTCCACTCAGATAACTGATAGTAACTTTGTAACTCTATTATTTATCTCACAACAGAATTTTGATGTTTTTCGTTAATATTTTTCAACGTTTTGCACTTTTTGATGTCAGCGTTGTATGataaagttttgttttgttgctgtttgtttttaaaatgtattaaaatgatGAACATTTTCATGATGAACAATTTGTTCTTAAAATGTGTGAAGTCAGGATGTGTTGACCGacgctgtgattggttagaatacGCTGCAGGCCTACAGAGCGACGCTTTGTTAGGTTAGAATACGCTGCAGGCCTACAGAGCGACGCTGTGTTAGGTTAGGATACGCTGCAGGCCTACAACTGACCGGGGACACACGTGACGTGAGGACAGATCTCTAGAAGACAGCTCTCTAGAGTTGAGGGCAGATCTCTAGAGGACAGATCTCTGGAGGTGAAGACAGATCTCTAGAAGACAGATCTCTAGATGGAGAGATCTCTAGAGGACATATCTCTAAACAGACAGGTTTCTAGAGGACAGATCTTTAGAGGTGAGGACAGATCTCTAGACGGACAGATCTCTAGATGGACAGATCTCTAGAGGATCGATCTCCAGATGGACAGATCTCTAGAGGACAAATCTCTAGAGGTGAGGACAGATCTCTGGAGGTGTGTTCTCTAGGGGACAGATATATAGGGGACAGATATCTAGAGGTGTGGGTCTATAGGGGACAGAGAGGTGTGGGTCTATAGGGGACAGATTTCTAGAGGTGTGGGTCTGTAGATGACAGATCTCTAGAGGTGTGGGTATATAGAGGACACATCTCTAGAGGTGTGGGTCTGTAGATGACAGATCTCTAGAGGTGTGGTAGAGGACACATCTCTAGAGGTGTGGGTCTATAGGGGACAGATCTCTAGAGGTGTGAGTCTATAGGGGACAGATAGAGGTGTGGGTCTATACGGGACAGATATCTAGAGGTGCGGGTCTATAGATGACAGATCTCTAGAAGTTTGGGTCTATGTGTCCTCAGACCTGGGGGGGCGACGGGGCCCTGAGAGGGGCTGGTCCCTGCTGCAGTAGGGTTAGCTTGTGGTTATCTGATATATCTGCAGTGGATCGATGTCCTTCTGCTGGGGCCGCTCACCAGACCGGCTGCTCGTAGCAAGGCGGCCCTCCACACGTAGCATTAGCTGTTTGGTAGGCTGGGTGTTTGTTCTGGGTGCTACTAGAACAATAGGAGGCTAACGCTACATAGCTAACTGTCCAGGGGGCTGTCTGGCTCTGGCCATGTAGCCTGTTAACTTGTAGCCTGGCAACAGGCTCTTCATTGTCAAAATCTAACCCGGGTGGAGTTCTACACCTTTCCCAGGGCAGGTGGAGTTAAATCTCCCATTGTTTATCGGGTCGTGCTCTTATCTTTGTACTGTCACTTTAAGAGACGTACCGGGGAATTTAGGTCAACGCTGCGAGGGaatctgggggagggggggagacagagcggGCAGGGGGGGCAGTCGCCCCGAACGGCCTCGTGATGTAATTGAGGAATGGACTGTTCCCGCCAAGCAGAGGACGCGTTGTGTAACGATGGGAGGCTCGAGCGTCGTTACACAACCGCAGAAGTTAAGAGCCGTTAAGAGCCGAATAATaatcattaaaataataataataagaatgatAATGATGCTAAtgatattcataataataataataataatatggctATATTTGTTTTATGTGAATTTCATTAATAAACAGTAACATTTAAAACACTTGGTGAGAGGGCTGAGTTGGGAAGGAGAGACGGTTTGAATCCGACTGCGGCCGACCAGACTGAGACGAGGGTCGGACCGGGACATGTTATGATCCAGTAGGATGTTAAATAGGAGGCGGATGACATGTTATTATCCAGTAGGAGGCGGATGACATGTTATGATCCAGTAGGAGGCTGTTatgaggagagaagagcagcAGACGTCAGGCGACAAACCACAGGTTTGATTCCCGTCCCCCGGAGCAATGTTGTCTAACACGTTGTCAGGCCGAGAGACAGCAGACACAACATATCAGatcacttatatatatatatatatatatatatatatatatatatatatggcctcTAGGTATGTTTGCCTAGCCGTGGCCCCAGGGCCAGGCCTACATAGTAGGCTATATAACCTGCATATAAAACGGGTCAACAACAACCAAGTAGGCCTAAGtcacgataataataatattactaataatgataataattatgtCCCTTTGAAAACCTAAAGGTCTTTATTGTGTAATATTAGTTTATGGTCCCTAAAAAATTGTTAAATATAACATGGTAGCCTATAATATGGACTATATAAGAAATcctatataggcctaataaattatattatactataggGCTATagtatttaatattactttataGTACAATGAATCCTACAGGGCTATAGTAATATTAC harbors:
- the LOC130404971 gene encoding forkhead box protein G1-like, with the translated sequence MEALKEPPHARRSSSFSIHSLLRADRADRGEHAARGPDTPSPRAASPGTVDGSCARTPDKADREEEEQGDEEEERTEGEDGCARCTEDDDDDLPPSEKRGPGTVTGTGKTDKPPFSYNALIMMAIRGSPGKRLTLNGIYEFIMKNFPYYREHRQGWQNSIRHNLSLNKCFVKVPRHYDDPGKGNYWMLDPSSDDVFIGGTTGKLRRRSATSRGKLAMKRGLRFAPLSLGMSERASSPLYWQLSPFLSLHPHHAHFTGAPAPPHGFLGQAHAGYGSLLPPVEQLGNGDLSRPGPLGMTNGYGMGSCSPPVGLLSGQTTGYYVSGNQHAPPPSHLSQGGHAPFGGLTSGSQLTDPLRSTTLPSFSPVGSSGFPGVLSHQKRVTPNAFLN